A segment of the Symmachiella macrocystis genome:
AATACCACGGTCGATCGACTGCGCAGGCGGAATGACTAGCCGCAGTCACCCGCCCAAAATGCCCTCCGTTGCCTGATCGGCTGGCCGATATCGCGTAGTACTCCATCTGCTGAGCATTTTTTTGGATACGACCATGCACACAATCCCTCGCCCCGGAATTTGGTTTGTTCTCGCCGCCTGTACTGGCTTGCTAGCAGCCACCGATCTCTCGGCTGCCGAACCCGAGGTCGATTTCAATCGCGACGTGCGGTCGGTCTTTTCCAATATCTGCTTTGAATGCCACGGACCCGATGGCAATCAGCGGCAGACCGATTGGCGGCTGGACACCCAAGAGGGGGCATTCGGTGAACTTAGTGACGGTGAATTCGCGATCGTTCCCGGCAAGAGCAGCGAAAGTCAACTCTTCCAACGCATCTCCTCGAAAGACCCCGCCCTGCAGATGCCGCCGGAGGACTTTGCCAAACAACTCAAGCCGGAACAAATTGAATCCATCAAAAAATGGATCGACCAAGGCGCCGAGTGGCGGGGCCATTGGTCGTTCGATGCGCCCCAACAACCGGCCGTTCCCGCTGTCGAACACCAAGCAGCAGTCAAAAACCCAATCGACAACTTCGTCGTCGCCCGACTGGAAACCGAAGGACTCACCCCCGCTCCCGAAGCCGCCAAGGAGACGCTGATCCGTCGCGTCACCTTTGACCTGACGGGTCTACCACCCACAATTGCCGAACTCGATGCGTTTCTCGCTGATGATTCGCCGAACGCCTATGAGAAAGTCGTCGACCGGTTATTAGCGTCGCCCCGCTACGGTGAACACTTAGGCCGGTTTTGGCTCGATGCGGCGCGGTATGGCGATACCCACGGTTTGCATCTCGACAACGAACGATCGCTGTGGCCCTATCGCGATTGGGTCATCAACGCCTTCAATGACAACATGCCGTTTGACCAATTCACCGTCGAACAACTCGCCGGCGATTTGCTCCCTGAAGCGACGATGTCGCAAAAGATCGCCACCGGTTTCAACCGCTGCAACGTCACCACCAGCGAAGGGGGATCGATTGCCGAGGAATACCGCGTTCGCTACGCCGTCGATCGGGTGGAAACACTTTCAACAGTCTGGATGGGCATGACACTGGGCTGCGCGGTTTGTCACGATCACAAATTCGATCCATTCACGCAAAAAGAGTTCTATCAACTCTTCGCTTATTACAACAACATCGACGAAAACCCGATGGATGGCAACGCCCTGTTGCCGCCGCCGGTTATGAAGGTTCCCACACCGGATCAAATGGCGCGGCAAACGGAGTTGGATGCGGCGATTGCTGAGAAAAAAGCGTTGGTCGACGGTCCGCTGCCCGAAGTCGATTCCGCTCAAACCGTCTGGGAAACCGAGTGGAGCGAACAACTCCGCGACCGTTGGCAGATGTTGAACCCGCAACAATTCACCTCATCCGGCGGTTCAACACTGAGCTCATTAGAGGACTCATCCGTCTTAGCCAGCGGCGAGAACCCCGCTAAAGATGACTACGAAATCATCACGCAAATCGAGACACCAGGGATCACCGCGATACGTTTGGAAGCATTGACTCATGAGAGTTTGGCCGACAACGGTCCCGGCCGCGCGGGCAACGGAAACTTTCTGCTCACCGAATTCGAAGCCGAGATCGCGCCGGTCAGCGATCCGGAAAAATTCCAACCGATTAAATTCGCCAAGGCTCTGGCCGACTTTTCGCAGGCCGATGGCAAATATTTCATTGCCAAGGCAATCGATGGCGACTTCGGCGACGACAATGGCTGGGCGGTCGATGGCGGCAAGCGGCACGAAGACCGCACCGCCTTTTTCCTGCCGACTGAACCGTTCGGTTTCGCAGGCGGCACGATTCTCAAAATCAAATTGAAGCAACAATCGAAGTGGGACAACCATGCCATCGGACGCTTCCGTCTCTCCATCACCGACGATGGCGCGGTCCTGCCCGCCAAGGTCGAGGACTGGCATTTGGCTGGACCCTTTGAAGCTGAAAGCGGCAAGGCAGCCTTCGAGACGGCTTA
Coding sequences within it:
- a CDS encoding DUF1553 domain-containing protein, translating into MHTIPRPGIWFVLAACTGLLAATDLSAAEPEVDFNRDVRSVFSNICFECHGPDGNQRQTDWRLDTQEGAFGELSDGEFAIVPGKSSESQLFQRISSKDPALQMPPEDFAKQLKPEQIESIKKWIDQGAEWRGHWSFDAPQQPAVPAVEHQAAVKNPIDNFVVARLETEGLTPAPEAAKETLIRRVTFDLTGLPPTIAELDAFLADDSPNAYEKVVDRLLASPRYGEHLGRFWLDAARYGDTHGLHLDNERSLWPYRDWVINAFNDNMPFDQFTVEQLAGDLLPEATMSQKIATGFNRCNVTTSEGGSIAEEYRVRYAVDRVETLSTVWMGMTLGCAVCHDHKFDPFTQKEFYQLFAYYNNIDENPMDGNALLPPPVMKVPTPDQMARQTELDAAIAEKKALVDGPLPEVDSAQTVWETEWSEQLRDRWQMLNPQQFTSSGGSTLSSLEDSSVLASGENPAKDDYEIITQIETPGITAIRLEALTHESLADNGPGRAGNGNFLLTEFEAEIAPVSDPEKFQPIKFAKALADFSQADGKYFIAKAIDGDFGDDNGWAVDGGKRHEDRTAFFLPTEPFGFAGGTILKIKLKQQSKWDNHAIGRFRLSITDDGAVLPAKVEDWHLAGPFEAESGKAAFETAYPPESAVDLTAKYNEDKIAWASRPKFKDGKSHRLEGTNCATYLYRTIDAPSPRRATFRLGSDDGIKMWVNGQEVLAHDVQRTVAPDQERVTVDLKQGKNEILLKVVNYGSRHEFYFDKTIENANSEVLQITPILAKSAESRSDDEKKQLRDYFRRNSSPEWQQLSDELAKLNQERKTLVDAIPATMIMKDRDEPRDCFVLERGEYTKPGEKVEMGVPASMPPLPENAPKNRLALAQWLVAPEHPLTARVTVNRYWQHFFGTGIVKTAEDFGSQGEWPSHPRLLDWLATEFIGTGWDVKRMQKLIVMSGTYRQSSNITPESHAHDPQNRLLARGPRFRLDAEMLRDNALFLSGTIVEKVGGKSVRPYQPAGIWKAVGYSGSNTVNFVRDNGDKLYRRSLYIFWKRTAPPPSMITFDAPSRESCTVRRARTNTPLQALVLLNDEQYVEAARKFAERIMTEGGTDAKSRIEFAFRAATARHPNKDEAQLFLDLYNEQLATYQQDSEAAEKLLSVGEAPRKPQLNPAQLAAWTIIANTILNLNETLTKG